AGCTCGAAACCCTCGGCCTTGGCATGGACCATTGGTCGGTGGTGGACAGCTTCTCGCGCACGTTGTCCGGACCGGCGTGGCGCGATGGACTGCTTTCCACGCAGACGATTCACGACTGGGCAAATTCGCCGGACCGCTGGTGGCGGCGCGCCGCCCTGGTGAGCAGCGTGGCTTTGAACATGCGATCCAAAGGCGGCGAAGGCGACGTGCCCCGAACGCTCGGCGTGTGTGAAATGCTGGTGGACGATCACGACGACATGATCGTGAAAGCCATGTCCTGGGCGCTGCGGGAACTCGTGGTACACGACCGCGAAGCCGTACAAGGATTTCTGAACCGGCATGAAGGTGAACTCGCCGCACGAATCAAGCGCGAAGTGAGGAACGTACTCGAGACGGGGTTGAAAAATCCGTAATATCAGACGCATCGGAGAAAGGTATCCCAATCCGTTGAAGCCAGTCATGACGCTTATCCAACTTCGACCCACAGACGAGCAAGACTTGCCTTTCGTACTCGACGCAGAAACGGCGGCAGACAATCGAAGGTATGTTGCCCAGTGGACACAAGCACAACACGCTGCGGCCCTCGAGAACCCGGACCTGCGGCACTTGATCATCGAGCGTCTGGAGGATAGGACGCCCGTCGGCTATCTCATCCTCGCAAGCCTGGAAAGCCCGCACCGAAGTATCGAATTCCGCCGCATCGTGGTTACCGAGAAGGGAAAAGGGTACGGCAGACATGCGCTGCGGCTCGTGAAACATCTGGCCTTCGAGGAATGGGGATCCCACAGGCTCTGGCTCGACGTGAAAGACCACAACGCGCGCGCCCGGCAGCTCTATCGTTCTGAAAGCTTCGTCGAAGAAGGGACGCTGCGGGAGTGTCATAAAATTGCGAATGGCTATGAATCACTGGTGATCATGTCGATGTTGGAAGATGAGTACGCAGCGCAGGGTAGGTTTACAGCAGCAACGAATACCAAGCGGGAGTAATTTGCTTTTATACCGCATCGCTGTTAAAGTAAATCACGATCATCCACATCTCGTTTCCAACCAACGTTAAGGCAGACGGACATGAATTCGACACCTTCGGCGTATAACGAACTCGATTCACCCGGATGGGGTGAGATCGCGATCCAGTTCATTCAATGGTTCGTACGCGGACTCGTCCAGCCGGTCTATTCGCTTCCGTTCTACCGTTCGGGCCTGAAGAAAGGCCTCGGTTGGGCGATCTCCTTCTTCCTTTTCTTTTCCATCATACAGACCGCTTATACCACTGGCCGCTTGGCCATCGGGATATCCGAGATGCCGCAGGATCTCGAAGAAATACAATCTTCGGGAGAACTTCGTTCGATCACGATCGAAAATGGGATCGCGTCCGTGGATGGAACGCAGCCCTGGATCGTCAGTGATCAGCGCACGTTTATCGGTATTGACGTAACGGGGGAAATCCGCGAGATCGATACGAGCCGGTACGACAACGGGATTCTTATCACGAAAACTGAAATCCATATATTGAATACCGACGGCGAGTATCAGAAGTATTCACTGCAGGACGTTAACGCAGCCTTCGGCGATCCCATCGTTATCGACGAAGACGTGATGAACAGGGCATGGAAGACCTTCAGCAGCATCATGTTGATCGTGGTCGGCGGAGCATCGTTCGTTTGGAACTTTGGCGTTCGATTGATATACATCGCTGTTCTCGCCGCGGTCATGTGGGCGCTTACCCAAACATGGCGCAAAGACGCGCAATACAGTGACGTTTTCGTTACGGGCATTTATGTCTCCGTACCCGTGATCTATCTCTACTGGTTGATCAACCTTCTCGGTCCCGTTTGCCTGTGCGTGCATACGTTGATCCTCTTCGCAGGTTGGATCATCGTTCTTCGCTTTGTCCTGCCGCCAATAGAATCGACGCCCGACACACCGGTGATTGCAGATTCGATATAGAAGTGCAGCGGTATGGACGATATCCACGGAGTAGGTGAATCGCAGGGCATTCCCGCCCAGGACAATTCCGGCGATTTGTTGAAATTCATCGGACGGCGAGTCCGGGTGAACCTTCTGTCTCTATTTTCACTTGGCGTGCTGTTCTTCGTCGTTGCCGGCACGCTCGAAGTTATCGGTTTTTGGCTGTATGCCGGAACCGTGCTGGCCTATCAGATCATCAGCTTGTTGATTCTCGTGCCCAGATATCCCGCGTACGTCGAGTTGGCTCGCATACGCAAGATACACCGTACGGACGTCAAAGATTGGGACAGGCTGATTATCCGCGTCCTGCTCGTCGCTACGTCACTGATGTACGGGTTGGCCGCTCTCGATCTCGGTCGACTGCATCTCGGCATACTGCCGCTGTGGATCGTCCCGGTTGGGATACTCTTCTATACGGCAGGCAGCGCGCTCAATCAATGGGCGATGATCAACAACCCACACTTCGAGAAAGAGGTCAGGATTCAAACGGATCGAGCCCATCAGGTGATCGCCGCCGGACCATACCGAATCGTGCGCCACCCGGGTTATCTCGGCAGCCTGCTCGGCTACGTCAGTTTTCCGTTGATCCTTGGTTCTGCGCTGGCATTCTTCGGTGTGATATTTTGCATCGGCGGTACGGTTGCGCGCACGTACTTCGAAGATCGAACGCTGTGTCGCGAACTGGATGGATATCGAGCGTACGCCCGTATGGTCCCTTATCGTCTCATTCCCTTCATTTGGTAATGACGTGTTCCCGAAAGGCCGCTTCCTCCCTCTCGATAAATTGATCCCTCCGGTGATGCGCCAAATGTTGTGGATCGACGGACGAGATTTCAATAGATAGGCTGTAGCGTGTCAGAGCCTGTGATACAAAATCGATCGATAATTTCACAGCGGATGCGGAAACACGTACTGTATGACTCCGCTCCGGCAGATTACTGATAAGACTTTCTTCCCTTCCTTCTGACCATACCTGTCTCGATCCTGAGATAGGTATGGTCAATAATGCACAGTTCTACGATGGAACGACTGGCACATGGATATGGAAAAAAGGAAGATCGTCATATAATCCAAAGATGAAATTTGCAACACAAAGACTCATACCAGCGTTGATCAATATTCGAGAGGAGTTAAATATATATGTCTGAAAAACCATTGACCCTGGGTCTGATCGTCGGCAATCGTGGATTCTTTCCCAGTCACCTTTGCGAAGCCGGTCGAGAGACCATGCTGAAAGTACTCGAAGATGAAGGTATTAATGCCGTTGCCATTTCTCCCGAAAAGACTCCCTACGGTTCGGTTGAGAGCCTCGGGGAAGCGCGTATGCTGGCCGAGCTGTTTAAAGCGCACGCTGCTGAGATCGACGGCGTCCTGGTCACCCTGCCCAACTTCGGTGACGAGCGCGCGATTGCCAACACGTTGCGTTGGTCGGGATTGGATGTGCCGGTGCTGATTCACGCCTATCCCGACGATGCGAAGCGAATGACCATCGCCGACCGTCGCGATTCGTTCTGCGGCAAGATGTCTCTGTGCAACAACCTGCGTCAATACGGCATCAAATTCTCACTGACGACGCTGCACACAGTCGACCCGCAGAGCGAGGGCTTCCGTCACGATTTGCGCAATTTCGCCGCCACCTGCCGCGTCGTGGGCGGCATGAAACATGCTCGCATCGGCGCATTGGGCGCTCGCCCTACGGCCTTCAATACCGTGCGTTATTCTGAAAAATTGCTGGAGAATTCGGGAATTTCCATCGAGACTCTGGATCTCTCCGAAGCCTTTGGCCGTATTGGACGCCTGGCGGATGACGATCCTGGAGTCAAAGCCAAACTCGAATCCGTCCGGGATTACGTCCCTACCAAGAACATTCCCGAGGACGCACTGCTTAAAATGGCCAAGCTGGGCGCCGTGATCGACTCCTGGATGGACGAAGCCGACCTGGTCGCAAGTGCAATCCAGTGCTGGACCTCGATGCAAGAGTTCTTCGGCGTCGTCCCCTGCACGCTGATGAGTATGATGTCCAACAAATTGGTGCCCTCCGCCTGTGAAACGGACGTAGCCGGCGTAGTCGCCATGTACGCTTTGGCTCTGGCCTCCGGACAACCCAGCGCAATCGTGGATTGGAACAACAACTACGGCGACGATCCCGACAAGGGCGTCATCTTCCACTGCTCCAACCTGCCGGGCGATATATTCGTAAAGGACGAAGCTGTGATGGATTACCAGGAAATCATCGCCGGCACCGTAGGCAAAGAGAACACCTTTGGCACGGTCGTCGGACGAGTGAAGACCGGTCCTTTCACTTATCTGCGTGTTTCGACGGACGATTTGAACGGCAAGATCGTAGCCTACACCGGCGAAGGTGAACTCACGGACGACCCGCTGCAGACTTTCGGCGGATTCGGCGTGGTTAGGATCCCCGATCTGCAAGGATTACTCGCTCACATTTGCAACAACGGCTACGAGCATCACGTCTCCGTCAATCTGACACAGGTGGCTGATGCGGTCCACGAAGCACTGGAAAAATATCTGGGCTGGGAGGTTTACCACCACAATCGGGCGTGATGCGTTTGAAGATATATCGTAACGGGACCCGTATCAACCAAGAACGGAGAGCGACATGCTTGAGGCATTGAAAGAAGAGGTATTCCGACTGCATTTGGAGCTTCCGCGAAGCAGCCTGGTCGTCTGGACCAGCGGCAACGTCAGCGCCCGCGACACTGGAAGCGGTCTGGTGGTGATCAAACCTTCGGGCGTCAAGTACGAAGTCATGCAGGCTGCGGACATGGTGGTGGTGGATCTGGACGGGAAAGTGGTGGAAGGGGAATTGAAACCTTCTTCCGACACCGCCAGCCACCTGTACATCTACCGCCACATGGAAAACGTAAACGGCGTCGTTCACACCCACTCCAATTACGCCACGGCATTCGCCGCTTTGGGGAAACCGATTCCCGTCTATCTCACCGCCATCGGCGACGAGTTCGGCGGCGAGATCCCATGCGGCGATTTTGCTCTGATCGGCGGCGAACAGATCGGCAGGGTGGTCGTCGAGACGATCGGCAATTCTCCGGCGGTGCTGTTGAAGAATCACGGTGTTTTCACCATCGGACCTACGGCCGAGGCGGCACTCAAAGCGGCAGTGATGGTGGAGGACGTGGCGAAAACGGTGTCGATCGCCCTGGGAATGGGCACACCGGATGAAATTCCGCCGGATGCGGTCGCCAAGCTGCACGAACGCTACAAGAACGTTTACGGGCAGAAGTGAGTCATGGACAAAAAACTGTACCTCGGCCTGCGGAAATGGCTGCTCCCCATCCCTGCGCAGATCTGGCGGCGTCAAATCAAGGGCGAAGCCAATCTCGAATTCATGACCCCGGAGCATCACATGGTGCGTGAGTTTGTGGTTCGCGAGCTGCCCCGAGCCGGCAAGCCGCTCACCCCCGCGCGCATCGCCGAGTCAGTAAACATGGACGAGGTCGATGTGCTGCGCATCCTGGATGAACTCGAAAAGAAGATGACTTTTCTCTACCGGGACGAACAGGGCGCAGTCCTCTGGGCCTATCCGGTCACCGCTGCGCAAACGCCCCATCGGGTCACTTTCAGCAGCGGGGAGCGGATTTCGGCGGCTTGAGCGATCGACGCCATCGCGACACCCTTCGTGCAAGGGCGACTGAGAAACGAGAAATTGAGCTTCACCATCGAAACCGTTTGCGGACACTGCAATCGGCCCCTGGTCATTGAAATCGACAGCGAGTTGAACTACCGGGTGCTCGACGAGGAAGCGGATCCGATGATCTACGTGCCGATGGTGGATTTCGAAACTTTGGAAGATCCCAGCATCATCGATGCCTTTTGAACGAAATCCATTTTCTTCTGGTCAGAAGAACACGCAAAAGAATATCGACAGCGTACAGACGGGGAGCGCGGCATCTACCTGACACTCGATCAGGCGGTGTACGTTACCCCGATCCTCCAGGGTGCGTTATTTAATTTCAAGTAATACTTTCATGGTGCAGTTTTGATTACCGGGGGAGATCGGATTTACGCTCGATTATTCCAGATCGACAAAACCCGCCATCGCCGCCGCCAAATTCGTGTACACCTGTGCGCCGGCAGCCCGCAGCGCATGGGCTTTGTTTTCATCGGAACTCACGCCGCGAAGGTGTAGGGCGATCGCAGTCCTATGTTGGCTCAAGGTCTCCCGAGCGGAGTCGGCGCTTTGCAGCCCTTTCGCGGCATCCTCGAATACGGCAACTTGCGCTCCGTCCAGCACGGCCCAATCGGCATCCACAACGGCATCGAGGACCAGGGACGCCGCCGACCGCAGTGCCGACTCGATGGACTCCCCCAGAGCGCAGCGCAGAGCCGTCAAGACATGGACCGGGGAAGGTTTGAGCAGCGCGTCCATCGACAACCCGCGTTCCCGTGCCATCCAGGCCAGACTACCATGTCCGACCATAGGGACACCTTCCAAACCTACGAGTTTCAGACCGAGTTCCGCCTCCGGTGTATCAAAAAAATCGCCCAACGGCATTGAAGGACGATTGGTGAACACAGCAGCGTAGTGATCCCGCTGCGCAATCCAATCGAGCAGTCGCCTCGTCTGGCGTTTATCCAGCGCCGGAACGTCCAGCGTGAGCAGATAGCCATCGCTTGGCGCACTGGCGTCCAATCCATACAATTCACAGAACACCTGGCTGCCGAGAATCAGTTCTTGGAACATACGATGGGTCAGCGAGCCCGCTATTCTCCGAGCGTTGCGGAAAATGCCCTGCAGCGTTTCGATCTGGGCCGGGGTGTGCTCACGCTGCTGCAGCAGCAAATGCTCTGCGTCCGCCAGAGAAGGAACCGGCTTCGACGTCGCCGCCGCGAGCGAACGGAAGAATGCACGGAAATCAGGCGCCGACAGGTCGTGCGTTTCAGTCTCCGGCAGGGGCGGTTGTGTGGGTAATCTGAGATTGGGATCCAGTCCCCATACCCGCTCGAGCAAGAGCGCGTAGCAGATGGCCGACGAATCCCACTCGCTGGTCACGTCGACCGACTCAAAGAAATGGATGTCTTCCAGGGTGAGATTGACCTGGCGGAAACCCAATGCGCGGCCGATTCGTTCGACCACTTCCCGCAGTGCTTGATGGTAAGCGCGCGCTTCGAGCAGCACGCCGTCCATATCGAGCAGTAAGATTTCCATCCTACGACCTACACGGCAGGTTTGTGACGCCGTTCCAACTCTTGCTCCACGTCCTCGAGGCTCAAGTCACGCGCCACAAGCAGCACCAGGGTGTGGTAGAACAGATCAGCCACCTCCTCGATCAAACGTTGATCGCCCTGCCCCTTCGCCGCCAGAATAACTTCCATGGTTTCCTCGCCGACTTTCTTCAGGATTTCATCCTCCCCGTTCGCCAACAACCGCGCCGTATACGAACCTGCAGGCGCTTCTTTTTTTCGCGTTTCGAGGACAGAAAGCAGCTGATCAAGTTTCATCGATTTCCTCCAGACCCCGAAAGAAACAGGAGCGGGCGCCGGTGTGACAGGCAGGGCCTGGCGCCTCGACTTTCACCAGCAGCACGTCTGCGTCGCAATCGGTGCGGATCTGATGCAGGTAAAGCACGTTGCCCGAGGTCTCTCCCTTACGCCATAGTTGCTGCCGTTCGCGGCTCCAGAAATGCACCTCGCTGGTCTCGCGCGTCAAGCGCAGCGATTCGGCGTTCATCCAGGCCATCATCAACACCTCACCACTCTCGTCGTCCTGCACGATGGCGGGGATCAAACCGCGATCGTCGTACTTCAATTCCATCACGCCCCTCCCCGGGTTTCTTTGCCGCCCCGCCAGCCATCCCGTACCGGCCGGATGGGTAATCCCCGTTCCAGTAGAAATTCCTTGACTTCCCCAACCGTGAGCACTTTGTCGTGGAAGAGCGAAGCCGCCAGTGCCGCATCAGCCTTGCCCTGGGTGAGTACGGTGGCGAAATGCTCCAGGCTGCCCGCACCACCGCTGGCGATCAACGGCACCTGAACCGCCTCGGCGACGGCTCGCGTGAGTTCGATGTCGTACCCTGCGAGCGTGCCGTCGGCGTCCATGCTGGTGAGCAGAATCTCGCCTGCACCGAGGTCCACCGCTTTGCGGATCCATTCCAGGGCGTCGATACCGGTGGGGGTACGCCCACCGCTCACATAGACCTCCCACGACCCGGGTGACACACGTTTGGCGTCCACCGCCAGCACGATGCACTGGCTGCCGAGACGCTCCGCCCCTTCCGCCAGCAGCTCCGGCCGCTTGACCGCAGCCGAGTTGAGGCTGACCTTGTCCGCGCCGGCCAGCAGCAATTTGCGGATGTCCTCCAGGCTGCGGATGCCGCCGCCGACGGTCAGCGGAAGGAAAACCTGATCGGCGACGCTGCGCACCATCGCCACCGTGGTCTCCTTACCCTCCGGCGTGGCGGAGATGTCCAGGAACACCAACTCGTCGGCGCCCATCTCGTCGTAGATGCGCGCCTGCTCCACCGGATCGCCCGCGTCACGGAGATTGACGAAATTCACACCTTTGACCACGCGGCCGTCCTTGACATCCAGACAAGGGATGATGCGTTTGGCTAACATTGCAGCGCCTCCTCCAGGGAGAATTTACCGTCGTACAAGGCGCGTCCCACGATCACGCCTGGAAGAGCGGCCCGGCGCACACGGCGGATGTCCTCGAGTGAGTCAACGCCGCCGGAGGCGATCACCCGCATGTCCGTCGCCCGCGCCAATCGCTGCGCCAGATCGATGTTGACTCCGGTGCCCATGCCGTCCCGGCTGATATCGGTGACGATGATCGTCTCGACGCCATCCTCGCGGAGCTCTTTCGTCAGGGTGAAAGCATCGATGCCGGAATCGTCTACCCAACCCCGGGTATGCACGCGCCCCTCGCGGGCGTCGACTCCAACCGCCAGATGCTCCGCACCAAAATTCGCCACGACCTGACGGACCAATTCCGGGTTTTCGATTGCGGCGGTGCCGATCACGGCGCGCTGCACGCCCATGTTCAGAATCGTGCGCACGCTTTCCAACGAGCGCAGACCGCCGCCGAGCTGCACCTGCGCGCTCGTTCCCAGGATAGCCTGCAGCGCGGCGCGATTAGCGTCGTCCGGCTCGCCGAAAGCGCCGTCCAGATTAACCACGTGCAGCCAGCTTGCTCCGGCTTCCAGCCAACGCTGCGCTGCCGCCGCAGGATCGTTCCCGAAGATCGTCTTGCGGGCGGGATCACCCTGCTGCAGACGGACGACCTGGCCCTCGCGCAAGTCGATGGCCGGATAGACAATGAATTCAGCCATCAACACTTCTCCACGAAGTTTCGCAGGATGGTCAGACCGACCTTCTGGCTTTTCTCGGGGTGGAACTGTACCCCATAGAGAGCGCCACAGCCTACGACGGAACAGTAACGTACGCCGTATTCTGTCTCCGCCAGCATGTCTTCGGGGCGTGCATCACAGTAATAACTGTGATTGAAATAGGCGTACACGCCGGGCGGCAATCCGTCGAGAAGGGGATTCTCGCGGCAGGCGTTCACTTGGTTCCATCCGGTCTGGGGAACGGTCAATCCACGCGTTTCGAAACGTTTGACCGCCCCCGCTAGAAATCCCAATCCTGCGTGGCGGCCATGCTCCTCGCTTTCCTCGAAAAACACCTGCATGCCGACGCAAATGCCCAGCAACGGCGTTCCTCTCGCCACGATGGCTTTTATCGGTTCGATCAAGCCTCGCGCTTCGAGACCCGCCATCCCGTCCCCAAAAGCACCGACACCCGGCAGGACGACTTTCTCTGCTTCCAGGATGATTGGAGGGTCCGAAGTGCGTTCAACGACGGCGCCGACGGTGGTCAACGCCTTTTCCACCGAGCGGAGATTGCCAATGCCGGAATCCACCAAGGCGATCATACCCATGAGCTCGTCATCTCCCTGCATGAAAGTATCAAGATCATCACAACACGCCTTTGGTGCTCGGCACGCCCGACCGTCTCGGATCGATTCGTGCCGCTTCACCCAGGGCGCGTCCCAACGCTTTGAACAGCGCTTCGGCGCCGTGGTGATCGTCATCGCTGTAAAACAACCTGGCGTGCAGATTGGCGCGCGCGTTGTTGGCCAGGGAGATAAAGAAATGGCGCACCATGCTCACCGGCATCTGGCCCAGCGAGAAACCCTGCCAATCTGCCTGGAACACGCTGTAGGGTCGCCCGGAAAGATCGACCACGACCCGGGCCAGAGCTTCGTCCATGGGAACATAAGCCGAACCCATGCGCACGATGCCTTTGCGATCGCCCAGGGCCTGGTCGAAAGCCTGGCCCAGGACAATGGCGCAGTCCTCGATCGTGTGATGGGCATCGACCTCCAGATCCCCTTCTGCCTTCAGCGTCAGATCGAAGATTCCG
This genomic interval from Anaerolineales bacterium contains the following:
- a CDS encoding DNA alkylation repair protein, with translation MEPREFAFMLVRELESLPERKTAPMREVRRRYSRMLDTEDAQYVLDTAQAIVDTDKHRWIAYELIAGHAEAYRALDRRKLETLGLGMDHWSVVDSFSRTLSGPAWRDGLLSTQTIHDWANSPDRWWRRAALVSSVALNMRSKGGEGDVPRTLGVCEMLVDDHDDMIVKAMSWALRELVVHDREAVQGFLNRHEGELAARIKREVRNVLETGLKNP
- a CDS encoding GNAT family N-acetyltransferase, which translates into the protein MTLIQLRPTDEQDLPFVLDAETAADNRRYVAQWTQAQHAAALENPDLRHLIIERLEDRTPVGYLILASLESPHRSIEFRRIVVTEKGKGYGRHALRLVKHLAFEEWGSHRLWLDVKDHNARARQLYRSESFVEEGTLRECHKIANGYESLVIMSMLEDEYAAQGRFTAATNTKRE
- a CDS encoding DUF1189 family protein; the protein is MNSTPSAYNELDSPGWGEIAIQFIQWFVRGLVQPVYSLPFYRSGLKKGLGWAISFFLFFSIIQTAYTTGRLAIGISEMPQDLEEIQSSGELRSITIENGIASVDGTQPWIVSDQRTFIGIDVTGEIREIDTSRYDNGILITKTEIHILNTDGEYQKYSLQDVNAAFGDPIVIDEDVMNRAWKTFSSIMLIVVGGASFVWNFGVRLIYIAVLAAVMWALTQTWRKDAQYSDVFVTGIYVSVPVIYLYWLINLLGPVCLCVHTLILFAGWIIVLRFVLPPIESTPDTPVIADSI
- a CDS encoding isoprenylcysteine carboxylmethyltransferase family protein, producing the protein MDDIHGVGESQGIPAQDNSGDLLKFIGRRVRVNLLSLFSLGVLFFVVAGTLEVIGFWLYAGTVLAYQIISLLILVPRYPAYVELARIRKIHRTDVKDWDRLIIRVLLVATSLMYGLAALDLGRLHLGILPLWIVPVGILFYTAGSALNQWAMINNPHFEKEVRIQTDRAHQVIAAGPYRIVRHPGYLGSLLGYVSFPLILGSALAFFGVIFCIGGTVARTYFEDRTLCRELDGYRAYARMVPYRLIPFIW
- a CDS encoding L-fucose/L-arabinose isomerase family protein, coding for MSEKPLTLGLIVGNRGFFPSHLCEAGRETMLKVLEDEGINAVAISPEKTPYGSVESLGEARMLAELFKAHAAEIDGVLVTLPNFGDERAIANTLRWSGLDVPVLIHAYPDDAKRMTIADRRDSFCGKMSLCNNLRQYGIKFSLTTLHTVDPQSEGFRHDLRNFAATCRVVGGMKHARIGALGARPTAFNTVRYSEKLLENSGISIETLDLSEAFGRIGRLADDDPGVKAKLESVRDYVPTKNIPEDALLKMAKLGAVIDSWMDEADLVASAIQCWTSMQEFFGVVPCTLMSMMSNKLVPSACETDVAGVVAMYALALASGQPSAIVDWNNNYGDDPDKGVIFHCSNLPGDIFVKDEAVMDYQEIIAGTVGKENTFGTVVGRVKTGPFTYLRVSTDDLNGKIVAYTGEGELTDDPLQTFGGFGVVRIPDLQGLLAHICNNGYEHHVSVNLTQVADAVHEALEKYLGWEVYHHNRA
- a CDS encoding L-ribulose-5-phosphate 4-epimerase translates to MLEALKEEVFRLHLELPRSSLVVWTSGNVSARDTGSGLVVIKPSGVKYEVMQAADMVVVDLDGKVVEGELKPSSDTASHLYIYRHMENVNGVVHTHSNYATAFAALGKPIPVYLTAIGDEFGGEIPCGDFALIGGEQIGRVVVETIGNSPAVLLKNHGVFTIGPTAEAALKAAVMVEDVAKTVSIALGMGTPDEIPPDAVAKLHERYKNVYGQK
- a CDS encoding phosphoribosyl-ATP diphosphatase, which encodes MKLDQLLSVLETRKKEAPAGSYTARLLANGEDEILKKVGEETMEVILAAKGQGDQRLIEEVADLFYHTLVLLVARDLSLEDVEQELERRHKPAV
- the hisI gene encoding phosphoribosyl-AMP cyclohydrolase encodes the protein MELKYDDRGLIPAIVQDDESGEVLMMAWMNAESLRLTRETSEVHFWSRERQQLWRKGETSGNVLYLHQIRTDCDADVLLVKVEAPGPACHTGARSCFFRGLEEIDET
- the hisF gene encoding imidazole glycerol phosphate synthase subunit HisF, whose product is MLAKRIIPCLDVKDGRVVKGVNFVNLRDAGDPVEQARIYDEMGADELVFLDISATPEGKETTVAMVRSVADQVFLPLTVGGGIRSLEDIRKLLLAGADKVSLNSAAVKRPELLAEGAERLGSQCIVLAVDAKRVSPGSWEVYVSGGRTPTGIDALEWIRKAVDLGAGEILLTSMDADGTLAGYDIELTRAVAEAVQVPLIASGGAGSLEHFATVLTQGKADAALAASLFHDKVLTVGEVKEFLLERGLPIRPVRDGWRGGKETRGGA
- the hisA gene encoding 1-(5-phosphoribosyl)-5-[(5-phosphoribosylamino)methylideneamino]imidazole-4-carboxamide isomerase, with product MAEFIVYPAIDLREGQVVRLQQGDPARKTIFGNDPAAAAQRWLEAGASWLHVVNLDGAFGEPDDANRAALQAILGTSAQVQLGGGLRSLESVRTILNMGVQRAVIGTAAIENPELVRQVVANFGAEHLAVGVDAREGRVHTRGWVDDSGIDAFTLTKELREDGVETIIVTDISRDGMGTGVNIDLAQRLARATDMRVIASGGVDSLEDIRRVRRAALPGVIVGRALYDGKFSLEEALQC
- the hisH gene encoding imidazole glycerol phosphate synthase subunit HisH, which gives rise to MQGDDELMGMIALVDSGIGNLRSVEKALTTVGAVVERTSDPPIILEAEKVVLPGVGAFGDGMAGLEARGLIEPIKAIVARGTPLLGICVGMQVFFEESEEHGRHAGLGFLAGAVKRFETRGLTVPQTGWNQVNACRENPLLDGLPPGVYAYFNHSYYCDARPEDMLAETEYGVRYCSVVGCGALYGVQFHPEKSQKVGLTILRNFVEKC
- the hisB gene encoding imidazoleglycerol-phosphate dehydratase HisB, translating into MRKVNIERQTAETDIQLQLNLDGTGKTQIDSGVGFFDHMLRHVAVHGIFDLTLKAEGDLEVDAHHTIEDCAIVLGQAFDQALGDRKGIVRMGSAYVPMDEALARVVVDLSGRPYSVFQADWQGFSLGQMPVSMVRHFFISLANNARANLHARLFYSDDDHHGAEALFKALGRALGEAARIDPRRSGVPSTKGVL